Proteins encoded in a region of the Tubulanus polymorphus chromosome 10, tnTubPoly1.2, whole genome shotgun sequence genome:
- the LOC141911744 gene encoding pre-mRNA-processing factor 40 homolog A-like isoform X1, which yields MASGQPPPMMVGTPPTTFPPGTIPINRPASNADGSGSESVSPAPPVAAETKQNKKSDWTEHKAPDGRTYFYNNKTKKSTWEKPDDLKSDSEIIMTKFPWKEHKSDQGKVYFHNSQTKESRWTKPRELEEIEGIISDINQGKETNWTVINEIIARAAGKTTAPAPTTAGGVAAAAPSTGGVATQKAPATTKAPSAIEAAMEATLKSIELPPPPAKTSTKAVGAAGKMEAGEVEDDSEEESNPKEYVFRTKKEAIEAFKNLLRDKDVPSNASWEQAMKLIVTDRRYAALKHLNEKKQAFNSYKTQKAKEEKEEQRLRAKQAKEELEEFLMKTDKMNSNLRYRRADQIFGDMDVWRNVADRDRRDIFEDVLHVVAKREKEEAKTLRKRNIKVFNEILDSMPNLMYCTTWSEAQQMLLDNPLFTDDTDLQNMDKEDALICFEEHIRMLETEYDDEKERERRRTKRLQRKNREGFLVLLEELHESGKLHSMSLWIDLFPIIREDIRFLNMLGQPGSTPLDLFKFYVEDLKARFHDEKKIIKEIIREKNYQIEVTTSFEEFGLWLMEDKRAGALDAGNVKLTYNSLIEKAEAREKERMKEDLRKQRKLEISYKTLLKIADPVVELTTKWEEVKERFAGEAAFEAITLESEKIRLFKEYITQLEESCSHYHGKKRKSKKKHRAKRSPSRSSKSSGAESEGQIEESSRHERRKKKKRSRSASRSPSPSANIDETPDEVEEVATKKHKKKSKRKKRRASPSLSHSVGEISDDDHSTNRRSSGGAAAASSEKNERDRSDHSEGEISEGELERKRHHLLQQLEDHD from the exons atGGCATCCGGACAACCGCCGCCAATGATGGTGGGAACACCTCCGACAACCTTCCCTCCCGGCACAATACCGATCAACAGACCTG cgTCAAACGCCGATGGTTCGGGGTCGGAATCAGTCTCGCCGGCGCCCCCTGTAGCTGCGGAGACGAAGCAAAATAAAAAG AGCGACTGGACCGAACACAAGGcaccggacggacgaacgtACTTCTACAAtaacaaaacgaaaaaatcaACTTGGGAAAAACCCGACGATCTGAAATCGGATTCAGAG aTTATCATGACGAAATTTCCGTGGAAAGAACACAAATCCGACCAGGGCAAAGTTTACTTCCACAATTCGCAGACGAAAGAATCGCGTTGGACGAAACCCCGCGAACTCGAGGAAATCGAAG GAATTATATCCGACATAAACCAAGGAAA aGAGACAAATTGGACGGTTATCAACGAAATAATAGCGCGGGCTGCCGGTAAGACGACGGCGCCGGCCCCGACGACAGCTGGCGGCGTAGCGGCGGCGGCGCCCTCTACGGGCGGAGTCGCGACTCAGAAAGCGCCCGCGACCACGAAGGCGCCGTCGGCGATCGAGGCCGCGATGGAAGCGACGTTGAAGTCGATCGAGTTGCCGCCGCCGCCGGCGAAAACGTCGACTAAGGCGGTCGGCGCGGCCGGCAAAATGGAGGCCGGCGAGGTCGAAGATGACAG CGAGGAAGAATCGAACCCTAAAGAATATGTTTTCCGTACGAAAAAAGAGGCGATCGAAGCGTTTAAAAACCTGCTGCGCGACAAG GACGTGCCGTCGAACGCGTCGTGGGAGCAAGCGATGAAACTGATTGTCACCGATCGTCGTTACGCCGCGCTCAAACATCTCAACGAGAAAAAACAAGCGTTCAACTCGTATAAAACGCAAAAAGCCAAAGAAGAAAAG GAAGAACAACGTTTGAGGGCTAAACAAGCGAAAGAAGAATTAGAAGAGTTCCTCATGAAAACCGATAAAATGAACTCGAATCTTAGATACAG GCGAGCCGACCAGATATTTGGCGATATGGACGTTTGGCGAAATGTCGCCGACCGCGACAGACGCGATATATTCGAGGATGTCCTGCACGTCGTCGCCAAGCGAGAAAAG GAAGAAGCGAAAACTTTGCGTAAACGCAATATCAAAGTGTTCAATGAGATATTGGATAGTATGCCTAATTTGATGTATTGCACAACGTGGTCCGAGGCTCAACAAATGCTGCTCGATAACCCACTGTTCACAGACGATACAGACTTGCAGA ATATGGATAAAGAGGACGCGTTGATCTGTTTCGAGGAGCACATTCGAATGTTAGAAACCGAGTACGACGACGAGAAAGAACGCGAGCGCCGTCGCACGAAACGTTTACAACGTAAAAACAGAGAAGGATTCCTC GTGTTGTTAGAAGAGCTGCACGAAAGCGGTAAACTGCACTCGATGTCGCTGTGGATTGATTTATTTCCGATCATACGCGAGGACATTCGATTCTTAAACATGCTCGGACAACCAG GTTCGACGCCGCTCGATCTGTTCAAGTTTTACGTCGAAGACCTGAAAGCTCGGTTCCACGACGAGAAGAAAATCATCAAAGAAATCATACGC GAGAAGAACTATCAGATCGAAGTGACGACGTCGTTTGAAGAGTTTGGTTTATGGTTGATGGAGGATAAACGAGCCGGGGCTCTCGACGCCGGCAATGTGAAACTGACTTATAACAGT TTGATCGAAAAAGCGGAAGCTCGCGAGAAAGAACGAATGAAAGAGGACCTTCGCAAA CAAAGAAAGTTGGAGATTTCGTATAAAACGTTGCTGAAAATCGCCGACCCGGTCGTAGAGTTAACAACGAAATGGGAAGAG GTAAAGGAGCGTTTCGCCGGGGAGGCGGCGTTCGAAGCGATCACGCTCGAGTCGGAGAAAATCCGTCTGTTCAAGGAGTACATCACGCAGCTGGAGGAGTCGTGCAGTCATTACCACGGTAAAAAACGCAAGTCGAAGAAGAAACACCGCGCGAAACGATCGCCGTCGAGATCGTCGAAATCG tcggGCGCGGAGTCAGAAGGTCAGATCGAGGAGTCGTCGCGTCACGAACGACGCAAGAAGAAAAAACGCTCGCGATCGGCGTCGAGGTCGCCGTCTCCGTCTGCTAACATCGACGAGACACCTG ATGAGGTGGAAGAAGTCGCGacgaaaaaacataaaaagaaATCGAAACGAAAGAAGCGTCGAGCGTCGCCTTCA CTGTCGCATTCCGTTGGAGAAATCTCCGACGACGATCATAGTACCAATCGACGGTCGTCAGGAGGCGCTGCGGCGGCGTCATCGGAAAAA aacGAACGCGACCGAAGCGACCACAGCGAGGGCGAAATCAGCGAAGGCGAACTGGAGAGGAAACGCCATCACCTGCTACAGCAGTTGGAGGATCACGATTAA
- the LOC141911744 gene encoding pre-mRNA-processing factor 40 homolog A-like isoform X2: protein MASGQPPPMMVGTPPTTFPPGTIPINRPASNADGSGSESVSPAPPVAAETKQNKKSDWTEHKAPDGRTYFYNNKTKKSTWEKPDDLKSDSEIIMTKFPWKEHKSDQGKVYFHNSQTKESRWTKPRELEEIEGIISDINQGKETNWTVINEIIARAAGKTTAPAPTTAGGVAAAAPSTGGVATQKAPATTKAPSAIEAAMEATLKSIELPPPPAKTSTKAVGAAGKMEAGEVEDDSEEESNPKEYVFRTKKEAIEAFKNLLRDKDVPSNASWEQAMKLIVTDRRYAALKHLNEKKQAFNSYKTQKAKEEKEEQRLRAKQAKEELEEFLMKTDKMNSNLRYRRADQIFGDMDVWRNVADRDRRDIFEDVLHVVAKREKEEAKTLRKRNIKVFNEILDSMPNLMYCTTWSEAQQMLLDNPLFTDDTDLQNMDKEDALICFEEHIRMLETEYDDEKERERRRTKRLQRKNREGFLVLLEELHESGKLHSMSLWIDLFPIIREDIRFLNMLGQPVCTSLGSTPLDLFKFYVEDLKARFHDEKKIIKEIIREKNYQIEVTTSFEEFGLWLMEDKRAGALDAGNVKLTYNSLIEKAEAREKERMKEDLRKQRKLEISYKTLLKIADPVVELTTKWEEVKERFAGEAAFEAITLESEKIRLFKEYITQLEESCSHYHGKKRKSKKKHRAKRSPSRSSKSSGAESEGQIEESSRHERRKKKKRSRSASRSPSPSANIDETPDEVEEVATKKHKKKSKRKKRRASPSLSHSVGEISDDDHSTNRRSSGGAAAASSEKNERDRSDHSEGEISEGELERKRHHLLQQLEDHD from the exons atGGCATCCGGACAACCGCCGCCAATGATGGTGGGAACACCTCCGACAACCTTCCCTCCCGGCACAATACCGATCAACAGACCTG cgTCAAACGCCGATGGTTCGGGGTCGGAATCAGTCTCGCCGGCGCCCCCTGTAGCTGCGGAGACGAAGCAAAATAAAAAG AGCGACTGGACCGAACACAAGGcaccggacggacgaacgtACTTCTACAAtaacaaaacgaaaaaatcaACTTGGGAAAAACCCGACGATCTGAAATCGGATTCAGAG aTTATCATGACGAAATTTCCGTGGAAAGAACACAAATCCGACCAGGGCAAAGTTTACTTCCACAATTCGCAGACGAAAGAATCGCGTTGGACGAAACCCCGCGAACTCGAGGAAATCGAAG GAATTATATCCGACATAAACCAAGGAAA aGAGACAAATTGGACGGTTATCAACGAAATAATAGCGCGGGCTGCCGGTAAGACGACGGCGCCGGCCCCGACGACAGCTGGCGGCGTAGCGGCGGCGGCGCCCTCTACGGGCGGAGTCGCGACTCAGAAAGCGCCCGCGACCACGAAGGCGCCGTCGGCGATCGAGGCCGCGATGGAAGCGACGTTGAAGTCGATCGAGTTGCCGCCGCCGCCGGCGAAAACGTCGACTAAGGCGGTCGGCGCGGCCGGCAAAATGGAGGCCGGCGAGGTCGAAGATGACAG CGAGGAAGAATCGAACCCTAAAGAATATGTTTTCCGTACGAAAAAAGAGGCGATCGAAGCGTTTAAAAACCTGCTGCGCGACAAG GACGTGCCGTCGAACGCGTCGTGGGAGCAAGCGATGAAACTGATTGTCACCGATCGTCGTTACGCCGCGCTCAAACATCTCAACGAGAAAAAACAAGCGTTCAACTCGTATAAAACGCAAAAAGCCAAAGAAGAAAAG GAAGAACAACGTTTGAGGGCTAAACAAGCGAAAGAAGAATTAGAAGAGTTCCTCATGAAAACCGATAAAATGAACTCGAATCTTAGATACAG GCGAGCCGACCAGATATTTGGCGATATGGACGTTTGGCGAAATGTCGCCGACCGCGACAGACGCGATATATTCGAGGATGTCCTGCACGTCGTCGCCAAGCGAGAAAAG GAAGAAGCGAAAACTTTGCGTAAACGCAATATCAAAGTGTTCAATGAGATATTGGATAGTATGCCTAATTTGATGTATTGCACAACGTGGTCCGAGGCTCAACAAATGCTGCTCGATAACCCACTGTTCACAGACGATACAGACTTGCAGA ATATGGATAAAGAGGACGCGTTGATCTGTTTCGAGGAGCACATTCGAATGTTAGAAACCGAGTACGACGACGAGAAAGAACGCGAGCGCCGTCGCACGAAACGTTTACAACGTAAAAACAGAGAAGGATTCCTC GTGTTGTTAGAAGAGCTGCACGAAAGCGGTAAACTGCACTCGATGTCGCTGTGGATTGATTTATTTCCGATCATACGCGAGGACATTCGATTCTTAAACATGCTCGGACAACCAG tttgtACATCGTTAGGTTCGACGCCGCTCGATCTGTTCAAGTTTTACGTCGAAGACCTGAAAGCTCGGTTCCACGACGAGAAGAAAATCATCAAAGAAATCATACGC GAGAAGAACTATCAGATCGAAGTGACGACGTCGTTTGAAGAGTTTGGTTTATGGTTGATGGAGGATAAACGAGCCGGGGCTCTCGACGCCGGCAATGTGAAACTGACTTATAACAGT TTGATCGAAAAAGCGGAAGCTCGCGAGAAAGAACGAATGAAAGAGGACCTTCGCAAA CAAAGAAAGTTGGAGATTTCGTATAAAACGTTGCTGAAAATCGCCGACCCGGTCGTAGAGTTAACAACGAAATGGGAAGAG GTAAAGGAGCGTTTCGCCGGGGAGGCGGCGTTCGAAGCGATCACGCTCGAGTCGGAGAAAATCCGTCTGTTCAAGGAGTACATCACGCAGCTGGAGGAGTCGTGCAGTCATTACCACGGTAAAAAACGCAAGTCGAAGAAGAAACACCGCGCGAAACGATCGCCGTCGAGATCGTCGAAATCG tcggGCGCGGAGTCAGAAGGTCAGATCGAGGAGTCGTCGCGTCACGAACGACGCAAGAAGAAAAAACGCTCGCGATCGGCGTCGAGGTCGCCGTCTCCGTCTGCTAACATCGACGAGACACCTG ATGAGGTGGAAGAAGTCGCGacgaaaaaacataaaaagaaATCGAAACGAAAGAAGCGTCGAGCGTCGCCTTCA CTGTCGCATTCCGTTGGAGAAATCTCCGACGACGATCATAGTACCAATCGACGGTCGTCAGGAGGCGCTGCGGCGGCGTCATCGGAAAAA aacGAACGCGACCGAAGCGACCACAGCGAGGGCGAAATCAGCGAAGGCGAACTGGAGAGGAAACGCCATCACCTGCTACAGCAGTTGGAGGATCACGATTAA